The genomic stretch GATCGGCTGTAGAGAAAATCACGGAATCTGAAGCTGTGGTGATCGCTATATGGTACAGTAAAAACTCCCCGGTTGGAGCTTTTTCATTTCCTTCTTTGATGTAGGTATATTCTATACCGTCTTTTTCAGTGACTTTGGTTTTTTTACATGCAGTCAGAGTACTCACTCCCACCAGGAGAGCCAGGATTGCCAAAAGGCTTTTTGAATTTTTCATAAAAGATAAGTGATTTTTCAAGGTAGTAAGGAGGGGCAAAGCCAATCAATCTGCTGTGGCAGGTACAACACGGAATAATTCTTCCTGATGCTTTTCCACCAATGTTTCGAAACGTTCTACAGTTTCTTTAAGACTCAGGGGAGACTTGCCTCCAGAGGCATTTTTATGTCCACCTCCATCGAAATATTCTGCCGCAAACTTATTGACAGCTACTTCGCTGGATGATCTGAAAGAAATTTTGATGCCATCTTCACGTTCCGAGAACAAGGCAGCCAGTTTTATCCCATCCAAAGATAATGCATAATTGACCAAACCTTCAGTATCGCCGGTGCGGCTTTGGTATTTTTTAAGATCTTTTTTACTGATGGCAAAGTAGGCCATCTGGAGATCCTCCCGCACCACCAAGCGGCGGCTGATGGCAAAACCTATAAATTTCAGTCTGTTTACCGAATTTGAATCATAGATTAAATTGGCGATCTGGGATATATCAGCCCCGAGATCTACCAGCTCAGCCACTACGAGATGTACATTCTTAGTAGTATTGGGATGTCTGAAGCCTCCGGTGTCGGTCATAATCCCCGCATAGAGGCATTCGGCGATATCCTTATCCAGAAGCTTCTCATCACCGAGCTCCACGATCAGTTCATAGATCAGTTCACAGGTAGCCGCAGCGGCTGTGCTCCAATACCTGAAATCAGCGAAATCCTCAGGATCCTGGTGATGGTCTATATTCACTACGAATGCATCCGAGGCGCGGATCATTTCGCCTAGTTCATTGACCCGTTTTAAGACAGAGAAGTCCATACAGAAAATCACATCAGCTTCTTCCAACTTCTTGGTGGCAAGTAC from Algoriphagus sp. NG3 encodes the following:
- a CDS encoding bifunctional oligoribonuclease/PAP phosphatase NrnA, whose product is MEALASIKREISSPRKIFITTHVKPDADALGSSLGMANYLVKKGHEVTVVTPTDYPSFLNWMKGNDEVLDFSNPQHTVLATKKLEEADVIFCMDFSVLKRVNELGEMIRASDAFVVNIDHHQDPEDFADFRYWSTAAAATCELIYELIVELGDEKLLDKDIAECLYAGIMTDTGGFRHPNTTKNVHLVVAELVDLGADISQIANLIYDSNSVNRLKFIGFAISRRLVVREDLQMAYFAISKKDLKKYQSRTGDTEGLVNYALSLDGIKLAALFSEREDGIKISFRSSSEVAVNKFAAEYFDGGGHKNASGGKSPLSLKETVERFETLVEKHQEELFRVVPATAD